The following are encoded together in the Tetrapisispora phaffii CBS 4417 chromosome 5, complete genome genome:
- the TPHA0E01360 gene encoding Brr6/Brl1 family protein (similar to Saccharomyces cerevisiae BRL1 (YHR036W); ancestral locus Anc_5.309): MDLFSQLSLQDQNVGTNDEALLDLSKLSLVEKTEDISAMDIDAMSVNDIESTNTLKSVSSIPVDEILSVKSFNGGENMVVSDEENQNNNDNTNFIKSLLSPTSLGIAAATSMSTGGEYVNNENPEQIYTIEEPVDEKNEATTSTYLQDLQTELRKRSGKEPINIMINYHNYYNDGYTDNTNKNNQRVLSMHDQYYNTVHSNNVKQPQKDLVLRLPSPWSIYSHPVSRVSYNIMTILQLIINFITYMALALLLFLTLHTIGKDIKSIWNIKKIELVKESFSCRHNFTINRCQDNNKRLPALYEECEKWFHCMNRDNDMLFSTRTTLTMSFLGEAINAFIEPIGWKAIMIIILSFLTWTFATNFLFGFARAKSYYGLNKQSQQPTGDKQREPLANNSHSDSQMTKHPNETALSKISYS; the protein is encoded by the coding sequence TGAGAAGACAGAGGATATCAGTGCCATGGATATAGATGCAATGAGTGtgaatgatattgaaagtACTAATACTTTGAAAAGTGTTTCATCAATACCTGTTGATGAGATATTGTCGGTGAAGAGCTTTAATGGTGGTGAAAATATGGTGGTCTCCgatgaagaaaatcaaaacaACAATGATAACACTAATTTCATAAAGAGCCTACTCTCACCCACAAGTTTAGGAATAGCAGCTGCTACTTCAATGAGTACTGGCGGTGAATATGTAAATAACGAGAACCCTGAGCAAATTTATACAATCGAAGAGCCAGTTGATGAGAAAAATGAAGCAACTACTAGCACATATCTGCAAGATTTGCAAACAGAATTACGTAAGAGGTCTGGGAAGGAaccaataaatattatgataaattatcacAACTACTATAATGATGGATATACTGACAAtacaaacaaaaacaatCAAAGAGTGTTGTCGATGCATGATCAATATTACAATACTGTCCATTCTAATAATGTTAAACAACCCCAAAAGGATTTAGTACTCCGGCTACCGTCTCCTTGGTCAATTTATTCTCATCCAGTCTCCAGAGTAAGTTATAACATAATGAcaattttacaattaattataaactTTATTACTTATATGGCGTTGGcgttgttattatttttaactttacACACGATTGGTAAAGATATAAAATCGATTTGgaatataaagaaaatcGAATTAGTGAAAGAATCATTTAGTTGCAGACATAATTTTACGATAAATAGATGCCAAGATAACAATAAAAGGCTTCCTGCATTATATGAAGAATGTGAAAAATGGTTTCATTGTATGAATAGAGATAATGATATGCTATTTTCCACTAGGACAACTTTAACCATGTCATTCCTAGGTGAAGCTATCAACGCCTTCATCGAACCTATAGGTTGGAAAGCTattatgataataatattatccTTTTTAACCTGGACATTTGCTactaattttttatttggtTTTGCAAGAGCAAAGTCTTATTACGgtttaaataaacaaagTCAACAGCCAACCGGTGATAAACAAAGGGAACCGTTGGCAAACAACTCGCATTCTGATTCTCAAATGACTAAACATCCAAATGAAACTgcattatcaaaaattagTTACAGTTGA
- the PUT2 gene encoding 1-pyrroline-5-carboxylate dehydrogenase (similar to Saccharomyces cerevisiae PUT2 (YHR037W); ancestral locus Anc_5.308), with the protein MLRTTLTTKPYLLIRKFGNYSIPKQITNEPIKNFGAADVKDWDLLRSSIMKFKSSSIDIPLVINGERRYYDESKGKKRSYYKQPNPADHGTILANVTQATETDVLDAIAATKNAKVEWENFSFFDRASVFLKAADLITTKYRYDMLAATMLGQGKNVYQAEIDCITELSDFFRFNVKYANDLYSQQPLESTAGVWNKVEYRPLEGFVYAVSPFNFTAIAANLVGAPALMGNTVIWKPSQSATLSNYLLMTVLEEAGLPKGVINFLPGDPVKVTELIVNDRAFNSLHFTGSTDVFKSLYGKIQSNLVNGVYKDYPRIVGETGGKNFHLIHKSANIPHSVLSTIRGAYEFQGQKCSATSRLYIPESKSKEFIKDFVGTMTSEHSKMTPTNTSAGPLSGGDLHSFIGPVINQQSFNKLAAVLEDAKTDPELEIIYGGKYDNSKGWFIQPTLIKTTNPNHEYMSKEFFGPILTYFEYPDAEFNKICEIIDQTSQYGLTGAVFARDRETIKTATDALRYGAGNFYVNDKCTGAVVAQQWFGGARMSGTNDKSGSGNILNRFTSIRNIKENFLELTNHKYPSNYD; encoded by the coding sequence ATGTTAAGAACTACTTTAACCACAAAGCCATACTTGCTAATCAGAAAATTCGGTAACTATTCGATACCAAAACAAATAACAAATGAACCGATTAAGAATTTTGGTGCAGCTGATGTAAAAGATTGGGATTTATTAAGATCCTCAATtatgaaatttaaaagttcATCAATCGATATCCCTTTGGTAATTAATGGTGAGAGAAGATATTACGATGAATCTAAGGGTAAAAAAAGATCATATTATAAACAACCTAATCCTGCTGACCACGGCACTATATTAGCAAATGTCACACAAGCAACAGAGACTGATGTCTTAGATGCTATCGCAGCTACTAAAAATGCAAAGGTTGAATGGGAAAACTTCTCTTTTTTTGATAGAGCTTCTGTGTTTTTAAAAGCTGCTGATTTGATTACGACGAAATATAGGTATGATATGTTAGCTGCAACGATGTTAGGTCAAGGGAAAAATGTTTACCAAGCAGAAATCGATTGTATTACTGAATTATCAGATTTCTTTAGATTTAATGTCAAGTATGCCAATGACTTGTATTCACAACAACCTCTGGAATCAACCGCTGGTGTTTGGAACAAAGTCGAATACAGACCGTTGGAAGGTTTTGTATATGCAGTTTCAccatttaattttacagCTATTGCTGCTAATTTGGTCGGGGCGCCTGCACTTATGGGAAACACTGTTATATGGAAACCATCTCAAAGTGCAACCTTATCTAATTACTTGCTAATGACAGTATTGGAAGAAGCTGGCTTACCAAAGGgtgttattaattttttaccTGGTGATCCAGTTAAAGTCACCGAACTAATAGTGAATGATAGAGCATTCAATTCCTTACATTTCACAGGTTCAACTGATGTGTTTAAATCTTTATATggaaaaattcaaagtaATTTAGTTAATGGAGTTTACAAAGACTACCCACGCATTGTCGGTGAAACCGGTGGTAAAAACTTCCATTTAATTCATAAAAGTGCTAATATTCCACATTCTGTTTTATCAACAATCAGAGGTGCATATGAGTTTCAAGGCCAAAAATGCTCCGCAACTTCAAGATTGTATATCCCTGAATCTAAAAGCAAGGAATTTATAAAAGATTTCGTTGGAACGATGACATCTGAACACAGTAAAATGACGCCAACAAACACTTCTGCCGGTCCACTTAGTGGCGGTGATCTACATAGTTTCATTGGCCCTGTGATCAACCAACAAAGTTTTAACAAATTAGCAGCTGTCTTAGAAGATGCTAAAACTGATCCAGAATTGGAGATTATATATGGTGGAAAATATGACAACTCAAAAGGTTGGTTCATACAACCAACATTAATTAAAACTACAAATCCAAACCATGAATACATGTctaaagaattttttgGCCCAATTTTAACTTATTTTGAGTACCCAGATGCTGAATTCAATAAGATATGTGAGATTATTGACCAAACTAGTCAATATGGTCTCACAGGTGCAGTATTTGCCCGTGATCGtgaaacaattaaaacaGCAACCGATGCATTGAGATACGGCGCAGGTAACTTTTATGTCAATGATAAGTGCACTGGTGCAGTGGTCGCTCAACAGTGGTTTGGAGGCGCAAGAATGAGTGGTACTAACGATAAATCTGGTAGTGGTAACATCTTAAATAGATTTACTAGTATAAGAAACATTAAGGAAAACTTCTTAGAATTAACAAACCATAAATATCCTTCTAACTATGATTAA
- the TPHA0E01380 gene encoding uncharacterized protein (similar to Saccharomyces cerevisiae SSD1 (YDR293C); ancestral locus Anc_5.307), whose translation MSNAGSNNKSYYISATGNKNGPKQIHVAHRRSQSELTDLMIEQLSLEDVQKHNQSQNNTNNHTNYRGSPIHHNKNNNHYNNNFHSRNYSEHSNNNNPFSPPKINIQDSDDRNSLGYMHKKTGSQSSAYGHNRRQSLVIDEAKKYAAEEQAKRHGNEDTLNIQTSSNLSLDPPPSFKFPQSPEKHLGQQSFKFPPSIKINTKKESPKKDEDNFIKTPTHSHRRSRSRNNFNGYSNKQNNQSLSNQHSPFRSVSGQSKDNNYNSFTALEPPALFQPGHNNNRPSNGSIQSNNSHGSANVNGNGNGNGNGNGSQRKALYTPYLPQSNIPDLVKQGRLVTGVLRVNKKNRSDAWVTTDGVLDADIYICGSKDRNRALEGDLVAVELLAVDDVWESKREKEEKKRRKDASIQHDIIPLDSTDDYHNDASINISNKLHASNEDYPILSPNTPNLKRYDSEKPGAGSDSETISPSRSSVKRRGSLKQRPTQKKNDDVEVEGQSLLLVEEEEINDDFRPLYAGHVVAVIDRIPGQLFSGTLALLRPSQQTQHDNKPPHVPKIVWFKPTDKKVPLIAIPTELAPKKFVENAENYNDTLFVAALKRWPITSLHPFGVIITELGVLSDPNIEIESILKDKNFLSNEYLDANDKTKERSNFKPLEIKNETYETRKNFFNENIVAISTLESITDFSFHINESIKGKLQFGCHIVDATESIEPNSSLDRRARKRSTGVFLPQKSVNLLPKVFNEFLTFKEDKVSLAISVVFTLDAETFETESIWIGETTIKPSMVISEESLNDIVEQGSSKTVAKLQQIANQFLRERIDYVDADVSVSLPLINSLDDEKVLVDLNIFENRISSNIIEEIKRRVNSIVAKEIYDKLGDKAFLRRQAIPNDTKMEFFKKKVNQLGFEIDTSSASGLLKYILSIKDPNARRGVEILLFKLMSRGKYYVAGKVDKEQHKNFITNIPLYTHFTSPLRRYADHIVHRQLKSLLRGNEFEEDIHSLRITSEYCNFKKDCTYDAQVQAIHLLLSSAINDMSKPTGQLLTMATVLQVYESSFDIFIPELGIEKRVHGDQLPLIKARFDPMNKVLELYWQPRIDSATFIPADERQANSYRNSIKNKFKSESEEIATNEFDKYNNNEYLVSPSFQKELESMNLKIPHISFPEYDPKIGALQSFLSTTVSRRENEHYIQEITELQRIPVLLRAEIGMALPCLTVSALNPFIKTED comes from the coding sequence ATGTCCAATGCTGGTTCTAATAATAAGAGCTATTACATTTCAGCTACaggaaataaaaatggtCCAAAACAGATCCACGTAGCTCACAGAAGGAGTCAAAGTGAGTTGACTGATTTAATGATCGAGCAATTATCTTTAGAAGATGTCCAAAAACATAATCAAAGTCAAAATAATACCAATAACCATACTAATTACAGAGGTTCCCCAATCCACCACaataaaaacaacaatcattataataataacttccattcaagaaattattCTGAACATtctaataacaataatcCCTTTTCTCCTCCAAAGATTAATATTCAAGATTCTGATGATAGAAATAGTTTGGGTTACATGCACAAGAAAACAGGTTCTCAATCAAGTGCGTATGGCCATAATAGAAGGCAATCTTTGGTCATTGATgaagcaaaaaaatatgcGGCAGAGGAACAAGCTAAGAGACATGGTAATGAAGAcactttaaatattcaaactTCATCTAATTTATCCTTAGATCCTCCACCTAGTTTCAAATTTCCTCAATCTCCAGAAAAACATTTGGGTCAACaaagtttcaaatttccaccttcaattaaaataaatacaaaaaaagaatctCCAAAAAAGgatgaagataattttattaaaaccCCAACCCATTCTCATCGTCGTTCAAGATCGAGAAACAATTTCAACGGCTATTCCAATAAGCAGAATAACCAATCACTATCTAATCAACATTCACCTTTCCGTAGTGTAAGTGGACAATCAAAGGATAATAACTATAATTCATTTACTGCACTAGAACCTCCAGCACTATTCCAACCAGGTCACAATAATAATCGTCCATCCAACGGTTCTATCCAGAGCAATAATTCCCACGGAAGCGCTAATGTTAATGGTAATGGTAATGGTAATGGTAACGGTAATGGTAGTCAAAGAAAAGCACTTTATACTCCTTATCTTCCACAATCAAATATTCCAGACTTAGTAAAGCAAGGCAGATTGGTTACTGGTGTACTAAGAgtcaataaaaaaaatagatcAGATGCTTGGGTTACTACAGATGGTGTTTTAGATGctgatatttatatatgtggTTCCAAAGACCGTAACAGAGCACTTGAAGGTGATTTGGTTGCAGTTGAATTATTGGCTGTGGATGATGTTTGGGAATCAAAGAGAGAAAAGGAAGAGAAGAAGAGAAGGAAAGATGCTAGTATCCAACATGACATCATTCCATTAGACAGTACTGATGATTACCATAACGATGCTTCCATTAACATTTCAAACAAGTTACATGCATCGAATGAAGATTACCCAATATTATCACCAAATACCCCAAATTTAAAACGCTATGATTCAGAAAAACCAGGTGCTGGATCTGACTCTGAAACAATATCACCTAGCAGATCTTCTGTTAAAAGAAGAGGTTCTTTGAAACAACGCCCAACacaaaaaaagaatgatGATGTCGAAGTTGAAGGtcaatcattattattagtggaagaagaagaaatcaaTGATGACTTTAGACCATTATATGCTGGTCATGTTGTTGCAGTTATCGACCGTATCCCTGGTCAATTATTCAGTGGTACTTTAGCTCTATTAAGACCTTCTCAACAAACTCAACATGATAATAAACCACCTCATGTTCCTAAAATTGTTTGGTTTAAACCTACTGATAAAAAGGTGCCTTTAATTGCCATTCCAACTGAATTAGCACCTAAAAAGTTTGTCGAAAATGCTGAAAACTATAATGATACATTATTTGTCGCAGCTTTAAAACGTTGGCCAATTACTTCTTTACACCCATTTGGTGTCATTATTACCGAACTTGGTGTTTTAAGTGATCCAAATATTGAGATTGAATCGATTTTGAAGGATAAAAATTTCTTATCGAATGAATATTTAGATGCTAATGATAAAACAAAGGAGAGATCGAACTTTAAGCcattagaaataaaaaatgaaacatATGAAACAAGgaaaaatttcttcaatgaaaatattgttgCTATTTCAACTTTAGAAAGCATTACTGATTTTTCTTTCCACATAAACGAATCGATTAAAGGCAAACTTCAATTTGGTTGCCATATTGTTGATGCTACGGAGAGTATCGAACCAAACTCTTCACTTGATCGTAGGGCTAGAAAGAGATCTACAGGTGTCTTCTTACCTCAGAAATCagttaatttattaccaAAAGTGTTTAATGAATTCTTAACTTTTAAAGAGGATAAAGTTTCTTTAGCCATTTCGGTAGTATTTACATTAGATGCAGAAACATTTGAAACTGAATCTATATGGATTGGTGAAACAACAATTAAGCCATCTATGGTTATTTCTGAAGAATCCTTGAACGATATAGTTGAACAAGGCTCCTCAAAGACTGTTGCTAAACTTCAACAAATTGCAAACCAGTTTTTGCGTGAGAGAATCGATTACGTTGACGCTGATGTTAGTGTTTCGCTTCCACTAATAAATAGTTTAGATGATGAAAAGGTTCTTGTTGATTTaaacatttttgaaaaccgtatatcttcaaatattatagaaGAAATCAAACGTCGTgttaattcaattgttgCAAAAGAGATTTACGACAAGTTAGGTGATAAAGCCTTTTTGCGTAGACAGGCAATTCCTAATGATACGAAAATGgaattctttaaaaaaaaagtcAATCAATTAGGTTTCGAAATTGATACGTCATCTGCAAGTGGATTACTAAAGTATATATTGAGCATTAAAGATCCAAATGCCAGAAGAGGTGTtgaaattttgttattcaaattaatgTCAAGAGGAAAGTATTATGTTGCTGGAAAAGTTGATAAAGAACAGCATAAAAACTTTATTACTAATATCCCACTATATACGCATTTTACATCTCCTCTGAGAAGATATGCTGATCACATTGTTCACAGACAATTGAAGTCACTATTACGTGGTAATGAATTTGAGGAAGACATTCATTCATTAAGAATTACATCAGAATATTGTAATTTCAAAAAGGATTGTACATATGATGCGCAAGTACAAGctattcatttattattgtctAGTGCTATTAATGATATGAGTAAACCTACCGGTCAATTGCTAACAATGGCAACCGTTTTACAGGTTTACGAATCTTcctttgatatttttatccCAGAACTAGGTATTGAAAAGAGAGTGCACGGTGATCAGTTGCCTTTAATCAAAGCTCGTTTTGATCCGATGAATAAGGTCTTGGAATTATACTGGCAACCTAGAATTGATAGTGCTACATTTATTCCAGCAGATGAGAGACAAGCCAATTCCTATAGAAATTCTATCaagaataaatttaaatccGAATCCGAAGAAATTGCCActaatgaatttgataagTATAACAATAATGAGTATTTAGTTAGTCCatcttttcaaaaagaGTTAGAAAGCATGAACTTAAAGATACCTCATATAAGCTTTCCAGAATATGATCCTAAAATTGGTGCGTTACAAAGCTTTTTATCTACCACTGTTTCTAGGAGAGAAAATGAACATTATATCCAAGAAATAACTGAATTGCAAAGAATACCTGTTCTATTAAGAGCTGAGATTGGTATGGCATTACCATGTCTAACTGTCAGTGCTTTAAATCCTTTTATCAAAACTGAAGACTAA
- the VMA10 gene encoding H(+)-transporting V1 sector ATPase subunit G (similar to Saccharomyces cerevisiae VMA10 (YHR039C-A); ancestral locus Anc_5.304), whose translation MSAQQNGIVTLLKAEKEAQEIVSEARKYRQEKLKQAKIDAANEINNYKATKDNELKEFEQKNGNNVAALESESAEEIKKELDEVKKLSKEKEGTVVDLLVKAITQPVSEMHVNAA comes from the coding sequence ATGTCTGCTCAACAAAACGGTATTGTAACTTTATTAAAGGCTGAAAAGGAGGCTCAAGAGATTGTGAGTGAAGCTAGAAAATATAgacaagaaaaattaaaacaagCTAAGATCGATGCTGCTAAtgaaataaacaattataaGGCTACTAAGGACAATGAATTGAAGGAATTCGAACAAAAAAACGGTAATAACGTTGCTGCTTTAGAGTCTGAAAGTGCAGAGGAAATCAAGAAGGAACTAGATGAAGTCAAGAAACTATCCAAGGAAAAAGAGGGTACCGTTGTTGACTTATTGGTTAAGGCTATTACTCAACCAGTATCTGAAATGCATGTGAACGCTGCCTAG
- the BCD1 gene encoding Bcd1p (similar to Saccharomyces cerevisiae BCD1 (YHR040W); ancestral locus Anc_5.303) — protein sequence MSSKCEICGLEDFKYKCPKCFRKTCSLACSKKHKADFACDGERTNSVDYISNDTFKKHDDLENGLNHLVQRDYNFLTNFKRKYEVNKKDSLSKVKGILYGGNTANKRFKNNSRDNRGLSGPYNPTVNGENTELDEMVCKVISRRGVNCLVLPNGMQRSLQNKSKWDKPLDCFVWTIEVILLYSQPDANGNKKFVHVTHRMKETNTVAESIGKIIYSKCLENFNIEPKPPSLENAKDDISKGDRTEAMANLPLHFLTKWFPRNYNKQYDSKQLIEIPSSGLCIGEIFKNKTVIEFPTIYITDSLKNVESFGYTIVKKEEPQILPQLHEEVDSNTDAPDEISSKIQIPAYEKVVSGYDDIPVDTSIVNDVEVTVNANNCSDSDSDDYDPGVTLDFL from the coding sequence ATGAGCTCTAAGTGTGAAATATGTGGTCTAGAGGATTTCAAATACAAGTGTCCCAAGTGTTTTAGAAAGACATGTAGTTTGGCATGTTCTAAGAAACATAAGGCTGATTTTGCATGCGATGGTGAGAGAACTAACTCTGTGgattatatttcaaatgataCTTTTAAGAAGCATGATGACCTAGAGAATGGTTTAAATCACTTGGTTCAAAGagattataattttttaactaaTTTCAAGAGGAAATATGAGGTCAATAAGAAAGATTCTCTTTCAAAAGTAAAAGGAATTCTTTACGGAGGAAATACTGCCAATAaaagattcaaaaataattctagAGATAATAGAGGCCTATCGGGGCCCTACAATCCTACGGTGAATGGAGAAAATACAGAATTAGATGAAATGGTATGCAAAGTCATAAGCAGAAGAGGTGTCAATTGTTTGGTATTACCTAATGGTATGCAGCGTTCATTGCAAAACAAAAGTAAATGGGACAAACCTCTGGATTGTTTTGTCTGGACCATTGAAGTGATATTACTGTATTCCCAGCCAGATGCAAATGGCAATAAAAAGTTTGTTCATGTTACTCATCGTATGAAGGAAACAAATACTGTGGCAGAGTCGATCggtaaaattatatattcgAAATGTTtggaaaattttaatattgaacCTAAACCACCCTCGTTGGAAAATGCAAAGGATGACATCTCTAAAGGAGATAGAACAGAAGCAATGGCAAATTTACCTCTACATTTTCTTACCAAATGGTTTCCTCGAAATTACAACAAACAATATGACTCTAAACAATTAATCGAAATTCCAAGTTCAGGACTCTGCATAGGCGAAATATTTAAGAATAAGACTGTAATTGAATTTCcaactatatatattacagATTCTTTAAAGAATGTTGAGTCCTTTGGCTACACTATTGTAAAGAAAGAAGAGCCACAGATATTACCACAACTACACGAAGAAGTTGACAGTAACACTGACGCACCTGACGAAATATCGTctaaaattcaaataccTGCATATGAGAAAGTGGTTAGTGGATATGATGATATTCCTGTGGATACCTCGATTGTTAATGATGTCGAAGTCACGGTGAACGCCAATAATTGCAGTGACAGCGACAGTGATGATTATGATCCAGGTGTCACATTAGACTTCTTataa
- the SRP101 gene encoding Signal recognition particle receptor subunit alpha (similar to Saccharomyces cerevisiae SRP101 (YDR292C); ancestral locus Anc_5.302), with translation MFDQLAIFTPQGEVLYQYNPSGKKFAETQVNAFINHLMNSPISKKNDVHSKFSLVNISPTVGDSSNSSKLNFSSMFYISKQPELYYLVTFPEQKLDLKNEAEETLNLALSLWDSLGLNDSILQNLKNRTETKNWHNYIDLLYGTENDFKKFKEYFVTKYEDSIAVNDTKIVESSQVDSATDGKKVTNTKRNNEGNAKKNKNGNNGGRKWGRGGNMEDGSNIDASTLDFSEHGTPDINDEQYENISQNKDDLGKRTEKGDFLVKEIDELLASQKELSNQKNTEGKPKGFMGSAYSYLQKNVIGNKTITKDDLNIILEELKQQLISKNVAPEAADFLAQQVSRDLLGSKTSNWTSVQSAANDSLTKALTQILTPGISVDLLHEVQKKTSTLDADGKKQPYIFSVVGVNGVGKSTNLSKLAFWLLQNNFKVLIVACDTFRSGAVEQLRVHVENLAQLTEESHVRGSKNKRGKSGNDSVELFEAGYGGSDLVTKIAKQAIKYAKDNSFDIVLMDTAGRRHNDPTLMSPLKSFAEQANPDKIIMVGEALVGTDSVQQAKNFNDAFGKVRNLDFLLISKCDTVGTMLGSMVNMVYATGIPILFVGVGQTYTDLRTLSVKWAVDTLMS, from the coding sequence ATGTTCGATCAATTAGCGATATTTACTCCTCAAGGTGAAGTGCTATATCAATATAACCCTTCAGGTAAAAAATTTGCAGAAACTCAAGTCAATGCGTTTATTAATCATTTAATGAACTCTCCAATTTCCAAGAAGAACGATGTTCACagtaaattttcattagtTAATATATCTCCAACGGTGGGTGattcttctaattctaGTAAACTTAATTTTTCGTCtatgttttatatttcaaagcAACCtgaattatattatctaGTCACTTTCCCTGAGCAAAAATtagatttgaaaaatgaagcTGAGGAAACACTGAATTTAGCATTATCTCTTTGGGATTCATTGGGGTTAAACGATTctattcttcaaaatttaaagaatagAACTGAAACCAAAAATTGGCATAATTATATCGATTTGTTGTACGGTACAGAGAATGACTTCAAAAAgtttaaagaatattttgttaCTAAATATGAGGACTCTATTGCAGTTAATGACACTAAAATAGTTGAATCTTCTCAAGTTGATTCTGCTACAGACGGAAAGAAGGTAACTAATACAAAGAGAAATAATGAAGGAAAtgcaaagaaaaataagaaCGGAAATAATGGTGGCAGAAAATGGGGTAGAGGAGGAAATATGGAAGATGGTTCGAATATTGATGCATCTACTTTAGATTTTTCAGAGCATGGTACTCCTGATATCAATGATGAGCAGtatgaaaatatatctCAGAATAAAGATGACTTAGGGAAACGAACTGAAAAAGGAGATTTTTTGgttaaagaaattgatgaattacTGGCATCCCAAAAAGAGTTatcaaatcaaaaaaatacagAGGGTAAACCAAAGGGCTTTATGGGTTCTGCATACAgttatttacaaaagaaTGTGATTGGTAATAAAACTATAACTAAGgatgatttaaatataattttagaAGAACTAAAGCAGcaattgatttcaaaaaatgttgCACCAGAGGCTGCAGATTTCTTAGCTCAACAAGTATCTAGAGATCTATTGGGTTCAAAAACCTCAAATTGGACAAGTGTACAGTCTGCAGCAAACGATTCATTGACTAAAGCATTGACTCAAATTTTGACACCAGGTATCTCTGTTGATTTATTACACGAAgttcaaaagaaaacatcAACATTAGATGCAGACGGTAAGAAACAGccttatatattttcagtTGTCGGTGTAAACGGTGTTGGTAAATCAACAAATCTTTCTAAGCTAGCATTTTGGTTATTgcaaaataatttcaaagtttTAATTGTTGCCTGTGATACGTTTAGATCTGGTGCTGTTGAACAATTAAGAGTACATGTAGAAAATTTAGCTCAGTTGACAGAAGAATCTCATGTCCGTGGATCTAAGAACAAAAGAGGAAAATCCGGAAATGATAGCgttgaattatttgaagcTGGTTATGGTGGTTCTGATTTAGTGACAAAAATTGCTAAACAAGCTATTAAATATGCTAAAGATAATTCGTTTGATATTGTATTAATGGATACCGCTGGTAGACGACACAATGATCCAACACTAATGTCACCTCTCAAATCATTTGCTGAACAAGCAAACCCAGACAAAATCATCATGGTTGGTGAAGCTTTAGTTGGTACTGACTCTGTTCAACAAgctaaaaattttaatgacGCATTTGGTAAAGTGAGAAATTTAGACTTCttattgatttcaaaatgtGATACAGTGGGTACAATGTTGGGTTCTATGGTTAATATGGTTTATGCAACTGGTATTCCCATTTTATTTGTAGGTGTTGGTCAGACATATACAGATTTAAGAACATTAAGTGTTAAATGGGCCGTTGATACTTTAATGTcatga